One Desulfitibacter sp. BRH_c19 genomic region harbors:
- a CDS encoding ATPase, which translates to MNIVRNDKWYQLSSQEVLEALQTNQEQGLENIIAEKRLSIYGSNTLEEKEQINPWKLFFSQFTDFMVLVLLGATMISGILKEYADAITILLIVFVNAILGFFQEYKAEKSLEALKSMTAPEASVIRNSTRKKIKAAELVPGDIIFLESGDKVPGDARVIELSNLEVEEAAITGESHPVKKKVDPLNKSEIGLGDRYNMVHMGTVITRGRAVAVVVATGMKTEMGQIAGLIQSVKTEETPLQKRLDGLGKWLVALCLIICAVVSITGIVRGEPVYKMFLAGVSLAVAAIPEGLPAIVTVALAIGVQRMIKRNAIIRKLPAVETLGCATIICSDKTGTLTQNQMTVREIVTTSKSFTVTGEGYDPKGDILENNLKVDFQKNKELIKLLKIGVLCNNSRLEKDNLHIDGLMRNNKEKGNWGINGDPTEGSLTVLGAKVGIWKETIERKEKKICEIPFDSERKRMTTIYETSDGAKKSYVKGAPEIVLQNCSHILVQDNIVPLTSTLRKHILDQNIRLASKALRVLGLAYKELAYGEDFNEDVAEVDLIFVGLAGMIDPPRTSAIKAIAACKQAGIKPVMITGDYKATAEAVAKELNICSSPDSVIDGSQLDKLNDNQLEKRVEGINVYARVSPKHKLRIVRALKNNGHIVAMTGDGVNDAPAVKEADIGVAMGITGTDVTKEASAMVLADDNFATIVAAIEEGRGIYDNIRKFIRYLLSCNVGEVMVMFLAALMGMPLPLIPIQILWVNLVTDGLPAMALGVDNNAKDLMFRKPRHPKESVFSGGLGKKILVRGFQIGLATLFVFWLALQLGGGDLVLARTMAFSTLVFSQLFHVFHCKSERYSPFEVGVLSNPALIVAVCCSIAMQLTVIYLPFLQPVFQTTSLNWLHWSVILLVAGWKTYLTAIYHYIAKPIRRKLVYLNN; encoded by the coding sequence ATGAATATTGTGAGGAATGATAAATGGTATCAGCTTAGCAGTCAAGAGGTTCTAGAAGCATTACAAACAAATCAGGAACAGGGCTTAGAAAACATTATTGCTGAAAAAAGATTATCTATATATGGATCAAACACACTAGAAGAAAAGGAGCAAATTAATCCATGGAAATTGTTCTTCAGTCAATTTACTGATTTTATGGTTTTAGTTCTTTTAGGTGCTACAATGATTTCGGGTATACTAAAAGAATATGCAGATGCTATAACAATACTTTTAATAGTTTTCGTAAATGCTATCTTAGGTTTTTTTCAGGAATATAAAGCAGAAAAATCATTAGAAGCTCTAAAGAGTATGACTGCACCTGAAGCATCTGTTATCAGAAATAGTACCAGAAAAAAGATAAAAGCTGCAGAATTGGTTCCAGGTGATATAATTTTCCTTGAGTCTGGCGATAAAGTCCCTGGGGATGCTAGGGTTATAGAATTATCTAATCTAGAAGTAGAAGAAGCAGCCATTACTGGTGAATCCCACCCTGTTAAAAAGAAGGTTGATCCCCTCAATAAAAGTGAAATTGGGTTAGGCGATAGATATAATATGGTTCATATGGGAACGGTAATTACACGAGGCAGGGCAGTAGCAGTAGTGGTTGCTACTGGTATGAAAACAGAGATGGGGCAGATTGCTGGTCTTATACAGTCTGTTAAAACTGAAGAGACTCCATTGCAGAAAAGGCTTGATGGACTTGGTAAGTGGTTAGTAGCTCTTTGCCTTATTATTTGTGCCGTTGTATCTATTACTGGAATTGTTAGGGGAGAGCCTGTATATAAAATGTTTTTGGCAGGTGTAAGCCTTGCTGTTGCCGCAATACCAGAGGGATTGCCTGCAATAGTTACGGTTGCTTTGGCAATTGGGGTTCAAAGAATGATTAAAAGAAATGCTATTATTAGAAAATTGCCTGCTGTTGAGACATTAGGATGTGCCACTATCATCTGTTCAGACAAGACAGGGACATTAACACAAAACCAAATGACAGTAAGAGAAATTGTGACTACTAGTAAGTCTTTTACAGTAACTGGTGAAGGATATGATCCCAAAGGAGATATTCTAGAAAATAACCTTAAAGTAGATTTCCAAAAGAATAAAGAGCTGATAAAGCTTCTAAAAATAGGCGTTCTGTGCAATAATTCTCGATTAGAGAAGGATAATCTTCATATCGACGGATTAATGCGAAATAATAAAGAAAAGGGAAATTGGGGTATTAATGGTGACCCAACTGAAGGTTCATTAACTGTCTTAGGAGCTAAAGTAGGAATATGGAAAGAAACTATAGAAAGAAAAGAAAAAAAAATCTGTGAAATTCCTTTTGATTCCGAAAGAAAAAGAATGACAACTATATATGAAACATCAGATGGTGCTAAGAAATCCTATGTCAAGGGTGCACCTGAAATCGTATTGCAAAATTGCTCCCATATCCTAGTACAAGATAACATCGTCCCCCTAACTTCTACTTTACGCAAACACATTTTGGATCAAAATATAAGGTTAGCCAGCAAAGCATTACGTGTTCTTGGTTTAGCCTATAAAGAATTAGCTTATGGGGAAGATTTCAATGAAGATGTAGCCGAAGTTGACCTGATTTTCGTCGGACTTGCTGGTATGATTGACCCTCCAAGAACTAGCGCAATTAAGGCCATTGCTGCATGTAAACAGGCAGGGATAAAGCCTGTAATGATTACTGGAGATTATAAGGCTACTGCAGAAGCCGTTGCAAAAGAATTAAACATCTGTAGTAGTCCTGATAGTGTAATAGATGGCAGTCAGTTAGATAAATTAAATGATAACCAATTGGAAAAAAGGGTGGAAGGAATAAATGTATATGCCAGGGTCAGCCCCAAACATAAACTCAGAATAGTAAGAGCTTTAAAGAATAATGGTCATATTGTGGCTATGACAGGAGATGGAGTAAACGACGCACCAGCTGTTAAAGAAGCAGATATTGGAGTGGCTATGGGAATAACAGGAACAGATGTTACAAAAGAAGCCTCTGCAATGGTTTTAGCGGATGATAATTTCGCTACTATAGTAGCAGCAATAGAAGAAGGCCGTGGTATTTATGATAATATTCGTAAATTTATTAGATACCTCTTGTCCTGTAATGTAGGAGAAGTTATGGTTATGTTTTTGGCTGCTTTAATGGGGATGCCCTTGCCACTAATACCTATCCAAATATTATGGGTAAATCTAGTTACTGATGGCCTTCCAGCAATGGCATTAGGTGTTGATAATAATGCCAAGGATCTTATGTTTAGAAAACCAAGACATCCTAAAGAAAGTGTATTTAGTGGTGGATTAGGTAAAAAGATTCTTGTGAGAGGTTTTCAAATTGGGTTAGCGACATTATTTGTATTTTGGTTAGCGCTACAGCTTGGTGGTGGAGATTTGGTATTAGCTAGAACAATGGCATTTTCTACATTAGTTTTCTCACAGCTTTTTCATGTCTTTCATTGTAAATCTGAAAGATATTCTCCTTTTGAAGTTGGTGTATTATCTAATCCTGCATTAATTGTAGCGGTATGCTGTTCGATTGCAATGCAGTTGACTGTTATATATCTTCCATTTCTTCAACCAGTTTTCCAGACAACGAGTTTGAATTGGCTTCATTGGTCAGTTATATTATTAGTTGCTGGATGGAAGACTTATTTAACTGCTATTTATCATTATATAGCCAAACCAATTAGAAGGAAATTAGTATACCTTAATAACTAA
- a CDS encoding transcriptional regulator (regulates pyrimidine biosynthesis by binding to the mRNA of the pyr genes, also has been shown to have uracil phosphoribosyltransferase activity), which yields MDINLKTKTVIMDADKIRRSLTRVAHEIIEKNKGTEDLVLIGIRSRGVPLAYRLNEIIEQIEGHKVVTGIIDITLYRDDLSTLAEQPVLNKTEIAFDLKGKNVVLVDDVLYTGRTVRAALDAMADLGRAKTVQLAVLIDRGHKELPIRADFIGKNVPTSKTEVIAVLLKETDGVDEVVIQERA from the coding sequence ATGGATATCAACTTAAAAACTAAAACTGTCATAATGGATGCAGATAAAATTCGCAGAAGTTTAACAAGAGTTGCACACGAAATCATTGAAAAAAATAAGGGAACTGAAGATCTAGTTCTAATAGGAATTAGGAGCCGAGGAGTTCCCCTGGCATATCGTTTAAATGAGATTATAGAGCAGATTGAAGGCCATAAAGTGGTTACAGGTATAATTGATATTACATTATATAGGGATGATCTTAGTACTTTGGCAGAACAACCTGTATTAAATAAAACCGAGATTGCTTTTGATTTAAAAGGGAAAAATGTGGTATTAGTGGATGATGTATTATATACAGGAAGGACAGTTCGAGCAGCTCTTGATGCGATGGCTGATTTAGGTAGAGCGAAAACTGTTCAATTAGCAGTACTAATTGATAGGGGGCATAAAGAACTACCAATTAGAGCAGATTTCATTGGGAAAAATGTTCCAACATCAAAAACTGAGGTTATAGCTGTTCTGTTAAAGGAAACAGATGGTGTTGATGAAGTCGTTATTCAAGAAAGAGCATAA
- a CDS encoding endonuclease IV, with translation MYIGAHVSIAKGFAKAVQTAESIGANTLQFFTRNPRGAKAKKFDDQDLKKYKDLLKKHKFGPVMAHSPYTINLASPVEDSWNFSIETTADDLLRIERLDVPYLCIHPGRHVGKGLPFAIGRIIQGLNQVFEKVNNNTMILLETMAGSGTEIGSTFEELQDIIEHCKYKERLGICFDTCHVYSAGYDIKNELQSVLDHFDKLIGISRLKAFHLNDSLKPIGSKGDRHASLGEGELGIGFFKELVKIDYFKNIPFILETPGGIEVYPKEIDILRQE, from the coding sequence ATGTACATAGGAGCCCATGTATCCATTGCTAAGGGATTTGCAAAAGCGGTTCAAACTGCAGAAAGCATTGGCGCAAATACTTTACAGTTTTTTACACGAAACCCTAGAGGAGCAAAGGCAAAGAAATTTGATGATCAAGATCTGAAAAAGTATAAAGACTTACTAAAGAAACATAAATTTGGGCCAGTAATGGCCCATTCCCCATATACTATAAACTTAGCGTCGCCTGTAGAGGATTCCTGGAATTTTTCTATTGAGACAACTGCAGATGATTTATTAAGAATCGAAAGATTAGACGTACCATATCTTTGTATTCATCCGGGTAGACATGTTGGTAAAGGATTGCCTTTTGCAATAGGGAGAATTATTCAAGGTTTGAACCAGGTGTTTGAAAAGGTAAACAATAATACCATGATTCTTCTTGAAACAATGGCTGGTTCAGGTACTGAGATTGGAAGTACCTTTGAAGAGCTTCAGGATATAATAGAGCATTGTAAATACAAGGAAAGATTAGGTATATGCTTTGATACATGTCACGTTTATTCTGCAGGTTACGATATAAAAAATGAGTTACAAAGCGTTTTAGATCACTTTGATAAGCTCATTGGGATATCAAGGCTTAAGGCATTTCATCTAAATGATTCTTTAAAGCCAATTGGTAGTAAAGGAGATAGACATGCTTCTTTAGGAGAAGGGGAGCTAGGAATTGGTTTCTTTAAAGAACTTGTAAAGATAGATTATTTCAAGAACATACCTTTTATTCTTGAGACACCTGGAGGTATTGAAGTATATCCTAAAGAGATAGATATACTACGGCAGGAGTGA